The region CTAAGTTTTACGCAGGCCAAGTACTACCTTACCTATCAGTTCGACGTAACAAAGTATACCGATCCAGACGGTTACTACATGGTGTGGGAGCGGTGTTGTCGAAACGATAACCTCACTAATGTGAACAGCGGTATAGTAGCGGGTGTAGCCATGGTGTTTTATCTGGAGTTTCCGTCCATGACCAGGAATGGCGCAAGATTTACCAACTCTGCGCCCGATTTTCGGGTACCCAATGGCGATTATATCTGTATCAATAAACCATTTACATTTGATGCCGGGGCTACCGACGCCGATGGCGATCAACTGAAATATGCACTCGTTACTCCTCTGAATGGTTATACAACCCGCCTGTTGCCAGTAAGTACCGATGAATCGCCAAGGGCCAGTTACCCGACCATTCCCTGGGGAGCAGGGTACGGCTTAACCAATATCATACCGGGAAATCCCCCCTTACGTATCAATTCGGCTACGGGCCAGCTAACGGTTCAGGCCGACAGGGAAGGGCTTTATCTATTCACCGTACAATGCGAAGAGTATCGCAATGGTGTGCTCATTGGTGTGGTGCGACGTGATTTTCAGTTGCCCGTCGTTGATTGCTCCAAAAATACCCTGCCTCCGGCCATTGTTAGGGTAAATGGGGCTCCCGTAACGGACTTGAACTGGTGCGCTACAAAACCTCTGGTACTTTCTGTTGAGAAAAACGCCGTATGGGCGTATCAATGGCAAAAAGATGGGGCCAACCTGCGGGGGGCAACGATGGATACCCTCAAGGTGACCGAATCGGGGGTGTATACCGTGGTGAAAAGTCAGGCTAAAGTGTGCGCCAACGATACCATGTCGCAGGCTGTAAAAGTCACACTCGCAAAAACGTCACCTGTCAAATTAACCATAATTTCCCCGGCCCCTTATTGTACGGGCGACACCCTGACCATACAGGCCGATGGACAGCCCGGCTCTCAATACCAGTGGCGTCGGGATGGGAGGTTGGTTACAGGTGACAGGCCAACAATAAGGGTTTACGAATCAGGGGTTTATCAGGTGGTTTCCAAATCCGAGACAGCGGATTGTGCTGGTTTAGATAGCATACAGGTGACGATACATGCACGGCCTACCGCTCAGTTAAGCGCATCGGCCGGGAAACTCTGTCCTGACTCTTCTGTTCAGTTGACAGCCACAAGTTCCGATGGATACCGGTATGCGTGGCAGCAAAACGGGGCTACAGTAGCTGACACTTCCCGTTTGATACAGGCACGTCAGGCGGGTACGTATCAGGTTACGGTTACGTCGCCGATGGGTTGTACTACCTTATCAAATACCATTACACTGGGTCAGTTCGATCGACCGACGGTTGAGTTCGATTCACTGTCACCGGTCTGCGTCACCAACGCCACTGTTGTGCCGTTACAGGGGCAACCCACCGGGGGCGTTTATGGTGGTGTCGGGGTGCAGGGGGCGCGTTTCGATCCGGCTGTTGCCGAGGTGGGCAGACATCAACTGACCTATTCAATTACATCGGCTGACGGGTGCCGGGCTTCTGCCAGCCGGTGGGCCGTTGTTACGGCAGCGCCTAAAATTACCGGCGAATCCAGGTATGGCATTGCCAAAGGGGCCACAGTTCAGCTACTTACGCAGAGTGATCAACCCATCCGGCAATACCGCTGGGAGCCGCCCGTGGCACTGAGCCGACCCGACATAGCCAGCCCGGAAGCCAGTCCGGTCGAAACGACACCTTATCAATTAACAGTAGTTGGAGAAGGAGGATGTCTGGCCACTTTTGCCACCCTCGTCGAGGTTATTGAACCGCTTTACATACCGTCGGCTTTTTCGCCCAACGGCGATGGTGTGAACGACAGCTGGCTAATCCCCAACATTAGCTCCTTTCCACAGGCCGAAGTATCTATCTACAATCGCTGGGGGGAGTTGATCTTTTATTCGAAAGGCTATGCACAGCCCTGGGATGGCACATACCGGCAGGAAAACGTAAAAACAGGTACCTATACCTACCAGATTCGGACGGGGACCGGGCCTGTGTCTAACACCTACAGGGGGCAGCTGACCGTAATTCATTGACGGAATTTGTCCCTTTCGCTCAGTTTGTCGGGCTTTGGGGCAATTTAAGCCGGTACATAGACCGTTTAATCAACAAATAGGGGCGTTTGCTTCGGGCTTGTAGGTAAAACGAGTCATGTGTTTCACTTTTTACTAAATCCAGATGAACAGGAAAACATATTTTGGCTGGGCGGTGGCCACTGTCCTTTTTGTTGGCACGCATGCTTCTATTATGGCACAGAGCCAGAATGCGGCAGCACAAACAAATACGACCACCACCACGATGAAGCCGGGGAGCTCAACCGGGAAAGATCTGGCCATCAGTGCCGCTAAGTCAGCTAACCACACCATTTTATTCCGTGCCCTGCGCGTATCAGGGCTTACGGAGCAAGCCAGTGGAAAAGGCCCATACACGGTGTTCGCACCGACAAACGAAGCCTTTGAAAAGCTACCGGCTGGTACGATGGAGGAGTTCTGGAAGCCAGCGGGCAAGCCTAAACTGGTGAAGTTGCTCGCTTACCATGTGGTAAAGGGGAAATTCACCGCCGATCAATTACAGGATGGACAGAAGCTCAAGACCGTAACGGGGGGTACCTTAATCGTAGGCAAACAGGGCGATAACATAACCATCACGGATGGGGCCGGCAATACGGCCACGATCAACCAGGCGGATGTTGAAGCGACCAATGGCATTGTTCATTCAATTGATTCAATACTGATGCCGACAGCCGCAGGGCAGTAATATCGTTAGCAATACACTACGAAAAGCGGTGCTCTGGCTTGAGATCAGGGCACCGCTTTTTGGTTTATCAGGATAGCCGAAAAGTGAAGCCATTGCGCTAAAACTGCTATTAATCTCATCAATTGGCTAATCCGGTAAAATTGAGCTTGGCGGATATATTTACAACCAACAATGGGTTTACGATGTTATATAAGGTAAACACACTGAATATATAAACATGGATACACGAGGAAGAAAGATTGGAATTATCGTAGCAGTGGTAGCGGGTCTGGTCATTCTTTTCTTTGTTGGACGGTATTTTATCAAGAACGAAGCCGAAAAGTCGAATCAGTCCAGGATTGAGAAAGAGGAAAAAGAACTATCCGAAAAAGAAGCCCGAACACTGGCTCAGTCACTACAGCAAGCTTGTCAATATGCGGCTTCCGTTGGTATCGATACATCGCGTTATGGGGTAGGGGCCAGTGCAGACGAAAATAAAAGCAGACTGGCAAATTTGCTTCTAGAGGTTCGATACGGTAAAAAGCCGTCTCGTCTGGAATTCAACGGTCTGAAAGAGTCGGTCGACTCAACCTGGGCAGCTTCTGCCAACGTCAGTGAGCTGGAGAACATGACGACCTTCGCCCCTTACAAACAACTCGTCGGGCATTATAAGCGGTTGCGGAAAGCCAGCCACACAAACCCCGCCATGGCCGATTCGCTACGACTGATTCGGCAAACACTCAATTTTTATCGGTACATCAATCGATTCGATCCCGATCAGTTTGTGCTGGTCAATATTCCGGCGGGCGAGTTGAATGTGTTTGATCGAACGGGTAAACGACTGCTGCCTATGCAGGTCATTTCTGGTAAACCCGATAAAATGACCCCCTGCATGGTTACGTACATTCAGGACATTGTCATGTATCCTTACTGGAACGTGCCTCAGAATATCGCCCTTGATGAGATGTTGCCCCGGATGAAACGGGATCTGTCCTACATTTACAACCAGAACCTTCAGATTCTGGATGCGAAGAACAAGGAAGTCGACCCGGAAGAAATCGATTGGGAGTCGCTCTCCGAAACGAACTTTCCTTACCGTGTCCGGCAGGCGTCCGGTTGTGAGAACTCGCTGGGTTTATTGAAGTTTAATCTGGCCAACCCATTGGCTATTTACTTACATGACACCAATAGCCGTGACCTGTTCAAAAGTACCAAAGACCATTGGCGGAGCCACGGTTGTGTGCGGGTTCAGAAACCCGTCGAACTGGCTAACCTGATACTGGGCGCCAAAACCTTTGATGCTGATTTTATGAACAAATGCCTGATCGATCAGAAGCCCAAGACACTGCCAACGAAGAAGTTTCCGGTGTTCATCACCTACAACATTGCTGATGTGGATGCGGCCGGTAAACTCCATTTCTATAACGACGTGTATTCGTTGGCCAAGTAGGCCGACTGCTTCAGGTAGTCAGGATTTGGGGAGTAAACAAACAGGCAGGAGCCACCTTTAACGGCCTGAATAATACCTTTAGATTCCGCGTAGGGAACAGCCGGGCAACCCTGGCTGCGCCCTAACCGGCCTGTTTTACGAATGATGTCTTCGCAAACGTAATCAGCGCCGTGCAAGACAATGTTCCGGTTGTAAACGTTGTCGTTGAAGCCCTTCTCCAGCCCTTTGAGTTGCAGCGAAAGGCCATGTTTGCCCATGTAAGTATTGAGCGTCTGGTAAAAGCCAAGACTGCTTTGGAAAGAAGATTCCGTATTTGAAAAGCGATTCGCCATCAGGTCGCCTGAGTTGCGGCCGTGAGAAACGTAGGTGTTATAGAGTAGCTTCTTGTTAAACAAATCAACAACGTACAGACGTTTGTGGCTCGACGGCTGGCTGAGGTCAACGATCGTCAGCATTGCTTTTGCCGTGTCTATTTTCTGCCACCCACGCAATGCATATTCAAAAACGCTTTTCTTTAAGCCGACTTTGCTTAGATTTAGCTGATCGTACACGTCGAGGTGGGCGATGGATTTGCCGCTTTTAACATTGGCAACGGGCGTTACCTTAACGGGCGAGTTCGGTATGCTTTTGAGTCCGGTGCCGGCAAAATAAACGAATACCAGAGCAACCATGCCCAAAAGGACACTCATCATACCTACAAACTTTCGATGTCGGGATTTATGAGAACGCATACAGATTCAACAAGCTTACGGCTGTTTTGATTCGATGAAGATACCACTTTTTTGCCAAATATAGGTAACATGACCCCTTACGAACAAGCCGTCGAAACCGAATTGATTCGCTGGCAACAGGCGATGCAGAAGCCTCCAACCGCCTTTGGAAGACTCTCAACCTCAATCCAGCGTCGTATAAATCGGATTATCCCCGACCGTATTCACGCCATTATTACCGCTGCCATCAAGCAGATGACCAGGGCTGTTTTGTTCGGTGCCGAATTCCTAAACCGGGCACCTGTTCAGGGGCAAACGCTGACACAGCGGGATGCTGCCGTAGCCCGACGAATTGAATTTTATAAGAAAACGAGTGCGGCCGAAGGAGGTGTAACGGGGGCGGGCGGTATTCTGCTCGGCCTGGCCGACTTCCCGCTGCTGCTTGGCCTGAAGATGAAAATGCTGTTCGAGATCGCCAGCCTCTATGGGTATTCGGTAAGCGATTATCGGGAGCGGGTATTTATCCTGTACGTTTTTCAACTGGCGTTTTCCAGTCAGGAGCGTCGACAACAGGTGTATCAGCACATTGCCAACTGGACCGAACACAGCCGGGAATTACCCGAAGATATCAACCAATTCGATTGGCTTACGTTTCAGCAGCAGTACCGGGATTATATTGATCTTGCCAAGATGGCGCAACTCATACCGGGCATTGGAGCCGCAGTGGGTATTGTGGTCAACTATCGACTCGTGAACCAGCTTGGTCAGACGGCCATGAATGCCTATCGAATGCGGTTAATGAGTAGTGCCGAGCGTCAGCTCGGCACTACATAAAAACGTCTTATCGCTTTTTCCCTTTATAATTGCCGGTAAACTTAGTTTTTCCAGGGCTTTCTTTCTTCGGGCTACCCAGTAAACGCTCTGCCAGATCCGGCCGCTTAAGCTGGTTTAGCCGATTGCGTATCCAGTTTTTGTACTCGGGTTTGTACCAGAAAAAGTAGTTGTTCTGGGCCTTTTTTTCTTCCCGCGTCTTGGCCGTTTTAACCGGTTTCAGCGTGTAGGGGTGAACGCCCGAATAGTAGATTACCTCGGCCACGGTCATGGGCGTTGGCGTAAAGTCCTGAACCTGTTCGAGTTGAAAGCCCATGTCTTTCGTTTCGGCGGCCAGGTTCGCCATGTCCTGCTCTTCGCAGCCGGGGTGCGACGAAATAAAGTACGGAATCAGGGGTTGCTTAAGATTGTACTTCTCCTGAATCTTGTCGTATTTCTGTTTGAACAGCTTGAAATACCGGAATGATGGCTTCCGCATCACGCGAAGTGTATCATCGGCCGTGTGTTCGGGGGCAACTTTTAATCGGCCCGACACGTGGCGCGTGACCAACTGCTCCATGTATTCGTCGTGGTTGCCGTCGCTGTTGTTTTTGTTGAAGTCGTCGACCAGCAAATCATACCGCACTCCCGAACCAACAAATGCCTTCTTGACCTTGGGGTTGGCATCGACCTTACGATACAGCTCCGTCATAGGCTTATGTGAGGTATCGAGGTTCGAACAGATAACCGGGTGAATACAGCTCGGGCTCTGGCAACGGGCGCAGATCGACTCATCTTTGCCCTTCATCTTGTACATGTTGGCCGATGGGCCTCCCAGGTCGGAAATGTAGCCTTTGAATTCGGGGTGTTTCGTGATTTCGTCCACCTCTTTTAAGACCGATGCTTCGCTTCGTGAGGCCACAAACTTGCCCTGGTGAGCCGAAATAGTACAGAAACTGCACCCCCCGAAACAGCCCCGGTGCATATTGACCGAGAACTTGATCATATCGTAAGCCGGAATCGGGCCACGCTTTTTGTATTTCGGGTGGGGGAGACGGGTGTAGGGCAAATCGAAGGATTTATCGATTTCGGCCTCTTCCATCGTTTTGAACGGTGGGTTGATGACCAGTATCTGATCGCCCACCCGTTGCAGAATCCGGTTCGCCTGCCATTTGTTCGACTCGACTTCAACAATCTTGAAGTTGGCTGCGTATTTGATTTTATCTTCCAGACAAACCTCATGGCTGGCCAGTTCGACCGAACTCCAGTCGTTGTAGTCCCGCAGTTCGGTGTTAGCGTCGTGCATGAAAGCCACCTGATTGATGTTCCGCATCGACGAAAAGGGGACACCCTGCCGGGAAAGTTTCAGAATTTCGCGGAGGGGTTGTTCGCCCATACCATAGACCAGCATATCGGCTCCGGCATCGACCAGGATAGAGGGCATCAGCCGATCCTGCCAATAGTCATAGTGCGTAACCCGACGCAGGGAGGCTTCAATGCCACCGAGCAATACGGGCACATCGGGGTACAGTTCTTTCAGGATTTTGGTATATACGATGGTAGCGTAGTCGGGCCGAAAACCCGCTTCGCCACCGGGCGTATACGAATCATTGGAACGCAGGCGTTTGTTGGCCGTGTAATGGTTGACCATGGAGTCCATGCACCCGGCCGTAACGCCAAAGAAGTATTTGGGCTTGCCAAACTTCTTGAAGTCGCGCAGATCGTCTTTCCAGTTTGGTTGAGCAATAATGGCCACGCGGAATCCTTCGCTTTCCATTATGCGGCCAATCACAGCCGTGCCAAAAGCAGGATGGTCGACATAGGCATCTCCGGATACGAGGACAATATCAACTTCATCCCAGCCTCTTTTCTCGACTTCTTTCATTGTCAGAGGCAGCCAGTCTGTAAGGGGTCTTTCAATCATAAGTATGTGAACTATCTGTCTGAAAAACACCGAATCCTAAAAATGATTCAATAAAGAAGCCCGGAATATATGATTCCGGGCTTTTTGGACACGCGGCCGTTAGTTACACGAAGCAGAGGCTATAGTACAGTCTCGCCGGAAGGATTCATCCTATACGTGTCAACTGTCAACTGATTATTTCTTCAAGGCAATAACTTTCTCAAAGGCTGGCTTAGGCTGGTTATTCCGGTCAAAGAGCAATGGATAATTGGTCCGGCCACGAATTGGCCAGCCGTTCAGCCAGCTATCGCCGTCGTTAACGCCCCAGAACGTGACGCGGGTGACTTTGTCTTTGTGCTTCAGGAAGAGCTTGAATAGCGCTTCGTAGTCAGCCGCCAACTGTTGCTGAACGCTGTCGGGCAGACCAGCTGTGTAGGGGTTCGACTGCTCGTTGGCGGTCATCCGCGCCCCTACATCGGCCCCCTGAAAATTGCGGGGCAGTACCTCAATATCCAACTCGGTAAACATGACCTTTACACCCAGAGCGGCATATTGCAGGATGCTTTCTTCAATATCTTGAAATGGTACTTTGCCTACGTGCCAGTGGCCCTGAATACCGACCCCATCGATGCGTACACCAGCAGCTTTGATCTTTTTGATGAGTTCGATACAGCCCGCCCGCTTTTTGGGTTGTTCGTTGTTGTAATCGTTATAGTATAACTCCGTTTTGGGCGCTGCCTGCTGGGCCAGCCGGAAGGCTTCCGTCACGAAATCGTCGCCGAGGTGTTGCAGGAATACCGATTTACGCATGGTGCCATCCTCGTTCAGGGCTTCGTTGACAACATCCCACGAATACACCTTGCCGTTATAATGCCCGGCCACCGTTTTGATGTGGTCGGTGAAGAACGTCCGAATCGAATCGGCACTTTTGATACCGCGAATGAACGACGGCAGTTGACTATGCCAGATCAGCGTATGGCCGTTGATTTTAATCTTATGTTTCTTTCCAAATTCGATCAGTTTGTCGCCCATTGTAAAATCGTAGGTATCCCATTTCGGGTGAATTAGCGCCGACTTCATGATGTTTTCGGGCGTGGCCATGTTGAACTGGCTGGCGATGAAAGCCGTCGTTGCCGGGTCACGCTCTTCGATCTGGGCGTTGTTGAGGCAGGTACCAATGCCGAAATCCTTCCTGAAGGCGTCTTTCAGGGAGGGGATTTTTTGGGCGAAAGCGGCATCCGGCAGCAACAGATTTGCCAGCAAGAGTGCGGCCGCGCTGATGGTAAAGACGTGTTTGTTAAAATGCATGAGGGTTATACCGTTTAAATTTGTATGCGTTGTTAGGGGTTTCTTGCCAGTCGTTGAGAGCCACTTGTCATCTAGGCAGTAGCAGCTGATGTTCGATAAGTGGCAGGTGTCATACCTGTTTTTGCTTTGAACAACTTGCTGAAGTACTGCGGATACTCAAATCCTAATTGGTAAGCGATTTCGCTCACGCTGGCTCGTGAGCCGAGCAGATTCGTTTTGGCTTCTTCGATCAGGTAAGCGTGAATATGATCCTGTGCATTTTGGCCAGTTTCTTTCTTCAACAGATCGCTCAGGTAGTGAGCTGAGAGTGCCAGTTGTTCCGCTAAATAGCCAACGGTGGGTAACCCTTTTGTTCGGAGCTGTTTGTTATCGAAATACGCTTTTAGTACCTGATCGAACCGGATTAGCAAATCACTATTCGCCGACTTTCGGGTGATGAACTGACGGTCGTAATACCGCGAACAATAATTCAACAGCAGTTCGATGGTCGAGACAATCAGGGTCTGACTATGCCGGTCAATATTTTCGCACAGTTCCTGGTCGATAGTCTGGATGCAGGTACGTAACGTCTTTTTCTCTTTGTCAGAGAGGTGTAGTGCTTCGCTGGCTTCGTACGAAAAAAAGGTGTAGTCTTTCATTTTGCCGGCCAGCGAAGTGCCCCGAATCAGGTCGGGGTGAAAGAACACACCCCAGCCAATCCGTTCCTCTTGTTTGTTTCGATCATCTTCAATGGTTATGGCCTGCCGGGGAGCAATGCAAAATAAAGTTCCTTCCTGAAAATCGACCTGTTTTCTGCCATATTTCATGTCGCCCACGCAGTAATTTTTGAACATGACGGAGTAGAATCCTGAGGTCATGGTCACCCCTTCCTGCGCATTGATTTCGGCGTGGGTAAAGTCAATAATCGACACCAGGGGATGCCGTGGCTTGTCCTGGCTGAACAGTTGATTAAGCTCACTGATGGTTTCAAGATGATGAAGGGATGCCATACGATTTGCTTA is a window of Spirosoma linguale DSM 74 DNA encoding:
- a CDS encoding hypothetical protein (KEGG: HCFC1; host cell factor C1 (VP16-accessory protein)); translation: MQVGRKDRPRWLPTGVVLAVCLLGPLCVQATHIIGGDVSMRAIGTTPGLFKLQLNQYWDETKTSSGNRDQSVTLLVYRKRNPILIERITLPLQETVPLTFNNAACAALRQLSFTQAKYYLTYQFDVTKYTDPDGYYMVWERCCRNDNLTNVNSGIVAGVAMVFYLEFPSMTRNGARFTNSAPDFRVPNGDYICINKPFTFDAGATDADGDQLKYALVTPLNGYTTRLLPVSTDESPRASYPTIPWGAGYGLTNIIPGNPPLRINSATGQLTVQADREGLYLFTVQCEEYRNGVLIGVVRRDFQLPVVDCSKNTLPPAIVRVNGAPVTDLNWCATKPLVLSVEKNAVWAYQWQKDGANLRGATMDTLKVTESGVYTVVKSQAKVCANDTMSQAVKVTLAKTSPVKLTIISPAPYCTGDTLTIQADGQPGSQYQWRRDGRLVTGDRPTIRVYESGVYQVVSKSETADCAGLDSIQVTIHARPTAQLSASAGKLCPDSSVQLTATSSDGYRYAWQQNGATVADTSRLIQARQAGTYQVTVTSPMGCTTLSNTITLGQFDRPTVEFDSLSPVCVTNATVVPLQGQPTGGVYGGVGVQGARFDPAVAEVGRHQLTYSITSADGCRASASRWAVVTAAPKITGESRYGIAKGATVQLLTQSDQPIRQYRWEPPVALSRPDIASPEASPVETTPYQLTVVGEGGCLATFATLVEVIEPLYIPSAFSPNGDGVNDSWLIPNISSFPQAEVSIYNRWGELIFYSKGYAQPWDGTYRQENVKTGTYTYQIRTGTGPVSNTYRGQLTVIH
- a CDS encoding beta-Ig-H3/fasciclin (PFAM: beta-Ig-H3/fasciclin~SMART: beta-Ig-H3/fasciclin~KEGG: rpa:RPA0222 beta-Ig-H3/fasciclin domain- containing protein), giving the protein MNRKTYFGWAVATVLFVGTHASIMAQSQNAAAQTNTTTTTMKPGSSTGKDLAISAAKSANHTILFRALRVSGLTEQASGKGPYTVFAPTNEAFEKLPAGTMEEFWKPAGKPKLVKLLAYHVVKGKFTADQLQDGQKLKTVTGGTLIVGKQGDNITITDGAGNTATINQADVEATNGIVHSIDSILMPTAAGQ
- a CDS encoding Radical SAM domain protein (PFAM: Radical SAM domain protein~SMART: Elongator protein 3/MiaB/NifB~KEGG: mch:Mchl_5075 radical SAM domain protein), with protein sequence MIERPLTDWLPLTMKEVEKRGWDEVDIVLVSGDAYVDHPAFGTAVIGRIMESEGFRVAIIAQPNWKDDLRDFKKFGKPKYFFGVTAGCMDSMVNHYTANKRLRSNDSYTPGGEAGFRPDYATIVYTKILKELYPDVPVLLGGIEASLRRVTHYDYWQDRLMPSILVDAGADMLVYGMGEQPLREILKLSRQGVPFSSMRNINQVAFMHDANTELRDYNDWSSVELASHEVCLEDKIKYAANFKIVEVESNKWQANRILQRVGDQILVINPPFKTMEEAEIDKSFDLPYTRLPHPKYKKRGPIPAYDMIKFSVNMHRGCFGGCSFCTISAHQGKFVASRSEASVLKEVDEITKHPEFKGYISDLGGPSANMYKMKGKDESICARCQSPSCIHPVICSNLDTSHKPMTELYRKVDANPKVKKAFVGSGVRYDLLVDDFNKNNSDGNHDEYMEQLVTRHVSGRLKVAPEHTADDTLRVMRKPSFRYFKLFKQKYDKIQEKYNLKQPLIPYFISSHPGCEEQDMANLAAETKDMGFQLEQVQDFTPTPMTVAEVIYYSGVHPYTLKPVKTAKTREEKKAQNNYFFWYKPEYKNWIRNRLNQLKRPDLAERLLGSPKKESPGKTKFTGNYKGKKR
- a CDS encoding ErfK/YbiS/YcfS/YnhG family protein (PFAM: ErfK/YbiS/YcfS/YnhG family protein~KEGG: pmu:PM0270 hypothetical protein); amino-acid sequence: MDTRGRKIGIIVAVVAGLVILFFVGRYFIKNEAEKSNQSRIEKEEKELSEKEARTLAQSLQQACQYAASVGIDTSRYGVGASADENKSRLANLLLEVRYGKKPSRLEFNGLKESVDSTWAASANVSELENMTTFAPYKQLVGHYKRLRKASHTNPAMADSLRLIRQTLNFYRYINRFDPDQFVLVNIPAGELNVFDRTGKRLLPMQVISGKPDKMTPCMVTYIQDIVMYPYWNVPQNIALDEMLPRMKRDLSYIYNQNLQILDAKNKEVDPEEIDWESLSETNFPYRVRQASGCENSLGLLKFNLANPLAIYLHDTNSRDLFKSTKDHWRSHGCVRVQKPVELANLILGAKTFDADFMNKCLIDQKPKTLPTKKFPVFITYNIADVDAAGKLHFYNDVYSLAK
- a CDS encoding transcriptional regulator, AraC family (PFAM: helix-turn-helix- domain containing protein AraC type~SMART: Helix-turn-helix, AraC domain~KEGG: scl:sce6224 AraC family transcriptional regulator), whose amino-acid sequence is MASLHHLETISELNQLFSQDKPRHPLVSIIDFTHAEINAQEGVTMTSGFYSVMFKNYCVGDMKYGRKQVDFQEGTLFCIAPRQAITIEDDRNKQEERIGWGVFFHPDLIRGTSLAGKMKDYTFFSYEASEALHLSDKEKKTLRTCIQTIDQELCENIDRHSQTLIVSTIELLLNYCSRYYDRQFITRKSANSDLLIRFDQVLKAYFDNKQLRTKGLPTVGYLAEQLALSAHYLSDLLKKETGQNAQDHIHAYLIEEAKTNLLGSRASVSEIAYQLGFEYPQYFSKLFKAKTGMTPATYRTSAATA
- a CDS encoding conserved hypothetical protein (KEGG: cak:Caul_2555 hypothetical protein), coding for MTPYEQAVETELIRWQQAMQKPPTAFGRLSTSIQRRINRIIPDRIHAIITAAIKQMTRAVLFGAEFLNRAPVQGQTLTQRDAAVARRIEFYKKTSAAEGGVTGAGGILLGLADFPLLLGLKMKMLFEIASLYGYSVSDYRERVFILYVFQLAFSSQERRQQVYQHIANWTEHSRELPEDINQFDWLTFQQQYRDYIDLAKMAQLIPGIGAAVGIVVNYRLVNQLGQTAMNAYRMRLMSSAERQLGTT
- a CDS encoding hypothetical protein (KEGG: lpc:LPC_1126 hypothetical protein); amino-acid sequence: MMSVLLGMVALVFVYFAGTGLKSIPNSPVKVTPVANVKSGKSIAHLDVYDQLNLSKVGLKKSVFEYALRGWQKIDTAKAMLTIVDLSQPSSHKRLYVVDLFNKKLLYNTYVSHGRNSGDLMANRFSNTESSFQSSLGFYQTLNTYMGKHGLSLQLKGLEKGFNDNVYNRNIVLHGADYVCEDIIRKTGRLGRSQGCPAVPYAESKGIIQAVKGGSCLFVYSPNPDYLKQSAYLANEYTSL
- a CDS encoding Endo-1,4-beta-xylanase (KEGG: pat:Patl_2657 endo-1,4-beta-xylanase~PFAM: glycoside hydrolase family 10~SMART: glycoside hydrolase family 10), with the translated sequence MHFNKHVFTISAAALLLANLLLPDAAFAQKIPSLKDAFRKDFGIGTCLNNAQIEERDPATTAFIASQFNMATPENIMKSALIHPKWDTYDFTMGDKLIEFGKKHKIKINGHTLIWHSQLPSFIRGIKSADSIRTFFTDHIKTVAGHYNGKVYSWDVVNEALNEDGTMRKSVFLQHLGDDFVTEAFRLAQQAAPKTELYYNDYNNEQPKKRAGCIELIKKIKAAGVRIDGVGIQGHWHVGKVPFQDIEESILQYAALGVKVMFTELDIEVLPRNFQGADVGARMTANEQSNPYTAGLPDSVQQQLAADYEALFKLFLKHKDKVTRVTFWGVNDGDSWLNGWPIRGRTNYPLLFDRNNQPKPAFEKVIALKK